In the Rhodospirillaceae bacterium genome, one interval contains:
- a CDS encoding response regulator, translating to MRDGLNEVENTAVKIIKGIMVVDDDPVIRDIVRSCLLAVNPKTRIQGYGSAADAIEDLSFFSPDIILLDLMMPVMDGYEALPLFRVGINGATKIIITTAAELSETKKERLIRSGADGFLSKPFNPTTLTHELDQCFGGKPEIQFVAQPASYGAELQRAFAARLSQIENLVSSYIFEISDSKVVRDSETASLREGLHQLAGSAGLFGMEHIGHRASDAEAALVAFKENPASQENRQLFLNALNDLQSLLSSTRL from the coding sequence TTGCGAGATGGCCTGAATGAAGTTGAGAACACTGCGGTGAAAATCATTAAAGGTATAATGGTTGTAGACGATGATCCTGTCATTCGGGACATCGTCAGATCATGTCTCCTTGCGGTGAATCCGAAAACAAGAATTCAAGGTTATGGATCTGCTGCAGATGCCATAGAGGATCTTTCGTTTTTCTCACCAGATATTATTCTTTTAGATTTGATGATGCCGGTCATGGATGGCTACGAGGCATTGCCCCTGTTCCGCGTCGGCATAAACGGTGCAACTAAAATCATAATTACAACAGCAGCTGAGTTGTCGGAGACGAAAAAAGAGAGGCTTATCAGATCTGGAGCGGATGGATTTCTAAGTAAGCCATTTAATCCGACAACACTAACCCATGAACTTGACCAGTGTTTTGGAGGAAAACCTGAAATTCAATTTGTGGCGCAGCCGGCCAGCTACGGCGCGGAGTTGCAACGTGCTTTTGCTGCGCGTCTTTCTCAAATTGAGAACCTCGTATCATCTTATATTTTTGAAATCTCTGATTCGAAGGTTGTGCGCGATAGTGAAACAGCGTCTCTAAGAGAAGGACTTCATCAGCTGGCAGGATCTGCGGGCTTGTTTGGTATGGAGCATATCGGCCACAGAGCGAGTGATGCAGAAGCCGCGTTAGTCGCTTTCAAGGAGAATCCGGCTTCACAAGAAAACCGGCAACTCTTTCTGAATGCTCTTAATGACCTTCAGTCCTTGCTTAGTTCTACACGCTTATAA